A window of the Lagenorhynchus albirostris chromosome 1, mLagAlb1.1, whole genome shotgun sequence genome harbors these coding sequences:
- the LOC132531605 gene encoding C2 calcium-dependent domain-containing protein 4A-like, with protein MTLDPRLTSSSRGSSATGTCCLMWCLERLRLGPEHLLRGRNRLFQDQAGRATALRPSRCANVLTPDRIPEFCIPPRLAPCPTLAAIQDNRGEKAGTGDGAGRTDWDPRSQAALSLPHLPRARTAYGFCALLESPHTRRRESLFLRGPGAAPLLPALRPRARTFGGGVVVAPLVPPGRVPAVPPAALGGSRPHLDTLTLRPRGSRLLRAPEGLLRCAQRSSGLASARSVASGDGDDDDDERGAGSLSPAQAPATSPPPPPDPRPERLEAEGTVTLDRAGGALRLGAEYSRDSGRLRVRLLHAEGPAGGAAEPRAPVGCHVSFVLQPPGQTRRLRGAVVRRRRRAVLEQDLCLDGLSEDEVRRLAVRVKAENRGRGLERGRLLGQGELLLGPVQLL; from the exons ATGACGCTGGACCCCAG GCTGACCAGCTCCAGCAGAGGTTCCTCTGCAACCGGCACCTGCTGCCTGATGTGGTGCCTGGAGCGGCTCCGCTTGGGACCCGAGCACCTCCTGCGGGGCAGAAACCGGCTTTTCCAGGATCAGGCCGGCCGAGCCACTGCTCTCAGGCCCTCCCGGTGCGCAAACGTGCTCACCCCGGACCGCATCCCCGAGTTCTGCATCCCCCCGCGACTCGCGCCCTGCCCGACCCTGGCTGCAATCCAAGACAACAGGGGCGAAAAAGCAGGGACAGGCGACGGCGCGGGGCGCACGGACTGGGACCCACGATCGCAGGCTGCGCTCTCGCTGCCTCACCTGCCCCGGGCACGTACAGCCTATGGCTTCTGCGCGCTGCTCGAGAGCCCGCACACCCGCCGCAGGGAGTCGCTCTTCCTCCGGGGCCCGGGGGCCGCCCCGCTCCTGCCCGCGCTCCGCCCCCGGGCGCGCACCTTCGGAGGCGGCGTCGTAGTCGCCCCCCTCGTGCCCCCGGGAAGAGTCCCTGCTGTGCCCCCGGCGGCCCTCGGCGGCTCCCGCCCGCACCTGGACACGCTCACTCTCCGACCCCGCGGCAGCCGCCTCCTGCGCGCTCCCGAGGGGCTGCTGCGCTGCGCGCAGAGGAGCAGCGGCCTGGCCAGTGCCCGCTCCGTCGCCAGCGGGGACGGGGACGACGACGACGACGAGCGCGGCGCCGGCTCCCTGTCCCCGGCTCAGGCCCCCGCCACGTCCCCTCCGCCGCCCCCCGACCCGCGGCCCGAGCGCCTGGAGGCCGAGGGCACCGTGACTCTGGACCGCGCCGGCGGCGCCCTGCGCCTGGGCGCCGAGTACAGTCGGGACAGCGGGCGCCTCCGCGTCCGGCTGCTCCACGCCGAGGGCCCGGCCGGTGGGGCCGCCGAGCCCCGCGCCCCCGTCGGCTGCCACGTCAGCTTCGTCCTGCAGCCGCCGGGCCAGACGCGCCGGCTGCGGGGCGCCGTGGTCCGGCGGAGACGCCGGGCGGTCTTGGAGCAGGACTTGTGCTTGGACGGGCTCTCGGAAGACGAGGTGCGCCGCCTGGCCGTGCGCGTCAAGGCCGAGAACCGGGGCCGCGGGCTGGAGCGGGGTCGCCTGCTGGGCCAGGGCGAGCTGCTGCTGGGCCCCGTCCAGCTCCTGTGA